In Syntrophobacterales bacterium, the genomic stretch TCGGACGGATCCTCTTGCCACCGGAGCTGATTATATATGTCACGATCTGTTTGATAAAACTTACCCGTGTGGTTACCAGTTTCTGGATTGACTGCTCAAGTGTTTTGAGATCGCTTTCTATTAGTCTTGCAACGCTTTCCATGCCGGGCCCTTTAAAGAATAATAGGATTTAACCTCTTCCGTATAATTGCCATTATCATATATGCATAAAGGTTTTTCAACAATTGTGCCTACTCCTCCTTCTTTAAGCAGCTCCGCAAGAAAGAGGTTTGGTTTTTCTCCGCGCCTCGGCTGAACGAACCTCACGCGCTTCAGCTCAAGTCTCTGCGATTTTGCGCTGTATATTAGCTCGGCAAGCCTTTTCACGGGATATATTACGTAGAGTCTCCCCTTACGCTGAAGAAGCGACGAGGAGAACGAAAGGAGAAGGGGCAGATCAAGCTCGGTCTCATAGCGGGCAACATATCTTGAATCATCAGGGCTCTTTCTTCCGGAACCACGCTTTGTATACGGAGGGTTAGATACTATCACGTCAATACGGGCATCCCGAAGCACCTGTGCTTCCGTTCTGATGTCTCCCTGCAGAAACTGAATATTTCCACAGTTATTTATTTCTCTATTCTTGACGGCCGCCTGAAACAGCCCGAGCTGCAATTCAATGCCGATCATGCTGTTTTGGAGACCCATCCTCGTCATATAGACAGGTATAATACCACAACCAGTACCAATATCCAACAACCTTTCATTTTTTTTGAGAATAACGAAGTTTGCCAGAAGGATGGCATCAATGGAAAAACGGTACCCTCGTTTTTTTTGAACGATCCTCAGATCCTCACCGCACAAAAAATCCAGTGTTTCATCGGCCCATGCGGTTTCAGGCATATTTATAGTAGATCAGTCCTGTGGATATTTTGGGGTAAAAAAAGGTTGACTTTGGCGGCATGTACAAGCCATTGTCAGCTACTTCTTTTACTTCTTTCGTGGTAGTGGGGGGGAGAAGGAAAGCCAGATCAACTTTCTTTTCCCGCACGGACTGCAGTAATTCGTCAGCATCCTGCGTAAACGATATTTCTTCTTCCTTGAAACCGAGCACCCCCTTCAGCAAACCTGAATGAAGAATGTTGACTTTAAGGCGTTCGAGAGGACCTCCATCGCGTGGAAGTCTTGCGGAAAAAATATAGACATTGCCGGTATCCTCTGTCGAGTACAGTCCGAAAGCAGACTCGTAGGACGAGGCGATGATATGCAGAACGCGCTTAGCCGATTGGGGACCATCAAGAGGAATTCTCTGCACCTCCACATGGGCCTGCAAGAGATTTAAGGTCTGCTCCAAGGCTCTCGGAGTTTCAAAAGTGATCATGCGGTGATAAGGGAGAATTACCACTCCCTCCGAATACATGTTAGTCAGATATACTGGAATATCGGGAATATTGAGCCTGTAAGAGACATCCAGTCTGTGATGTCCATCGGCCACATAAATTTTTCTCTCATCCATCAGGGAGGTGAGCCGCCCGATTTCTTTCTGGTCCGACATCCGATAAAATCGGTTTTTTATGTGTTGTTCATCAATAAAATCGTAAAGCGTCTCTTTCTTGGACTTTTGAAGTACCTCTTCAATCTCAAAATTTCTGTCTTCGTAGAGCCCAAAAACAAGGCTGGTGAAGGTTTTTAATGATGCAATGAGTTTCTCTCGATCCTCCTTCGCTTTGCTTCTTGTTTGCTCATGGGTCAGAATACGTTCTTTATCCAGTTTATTGAGAGCGATGAATCCCCTTCTTAGATGTGGAACCCCGCCGATTACAAATTCCTGTTCATATATGTAGATTGTCTCCGTTGGGTCCGTCAGCAGCACCTTGCTTTGAAGCCATTCATCGAACGTAAGACGTGCATTGATATACTTATCAATTCCAGCCTCTGGGTCGGGGAGTTCCAGTCTGATGGCATTAAAGAGGTTTCTCTTGTAATAGACTTGGCTATCGGATATGACATCGTAAGGCGGGCATACGCAAGAAGCTATATCGCCTATTTTTTCTTTATTATAGAATATTCCTTTGAACGGTTTTGTATATGAGGATGCCATAATAGATACGTGTT encodes the following:
- a CDS encoding methyltransferase domain-containing protein, producing MPETAWADETLDFLCGEDLRIVQKKRGYRFSIDAILLANFVILKKNERLLDIGTGCGIIPVYMTRMGLQNSMIGIELQLGLFQAAVKNREINNCGNIQFLQGDIRTEAQVLRDARIDVIVSNPPYTKRGSGRKSPDDSRYVARYETELDLPLLLSFSSSLLQRKGRLYVIYPVKRLAELIYSAKSQRLELKRVRFVQPRRGEKPNLFLAELLKEGGVGTIVEKPLCIYDNGNYTEEVKSYYSLKGPAWKALQD
- a CDS encoding DUF1015 domain-containing protein is translated as MASSYTKPFKGIFYNKEKIGDIASCVCPPYDVISDSQVYYKRNLFNAIRLELPDPEAGIDKYINARLTFDEWLQSKVLLTDPTETIYIYEQEFVIGGVPHLRRGFIALNKLDKERILTHEQTRSKAKEDREKLIASLKTFTSLVFGLYEDRNFEIEEVLQKSKKETLYDFIDEQHIKNRFYRMSDQKEIGRLTSLMDERKIYVADGHHRLDVSYRLNIPDIPVYLTNMYSEGVVILPYHRMITFETPRALEQTLNLLQAHVEVQRIPLDGPQSAKRVLHIIASSYESAFGLYSTEDTGNVYIFSARLPRDGGPLERLKVNILHSGLLKGVLGFKEEEISFTQDADELLQSVREKKVDLAFLLPPTTTKEVKEVADNGLYMPPKSTFFYPKISTGLIYYKYA